In a genomic window of Vanessa tameamea isolate UH-Manoa-2023 chromosome 31, ilVanTame1 primary haplotype, whole genome shotgun sequence:
- the LOC113391376 gene encoding zinc finger protein 90-like, whose translation MNVDLNLCQTCLSRDRLLYPLKNFELCLSDMNIPINIYEHNAGVCWECKAVLMKFAKFKLQVIEAQKLITSNTEKNTLSTLHSTTKCLYDCIYNYETNIDSNTDIKIKSIKEEILENSEDKKDYNELKYKDNENCDEINYTNIHLLSANKSKINLSKDFNNKKYHLKSKCKSTKLSIDSTKVRDKIETITFTEDEMIKNREQKRNQPNYKKIPYKCDYCVLGFTRKETYILHNKKKHDESIGPHGCDVCSVRFATTNLLVSHRQRHYTLYKCVLCKYEATLLKAAINHCVIKHDKDEQGLIHCAQCSATVETADELAAHMNTNHMLKCNQCGEKFKGKHTLRTHYIRIHSSNRAFTCDVCSKTFKTKSRLESHITSHNNTLAKKLAYCSICKVQYKNIYVYRNHLKNSANHSERLYHCEDCNKRFASKVYWQKHCDFYHLHKSAFKCDLCNKLFMSDWRLKNHRQKHHGLSRSRDHICNICGKKFYTLSTLRGHQLTHSEERTYMCEDCGDTFKQRPALYTHTKLVHRGVKRIKQN comes from the exons ATGAATGTAGATCTAAACCTATGTCAAACGTGTTTAAGTCGCGACCGCCTTTTATACCCATTGAAAAATTTTGAACTTTGTCTTAGCGATATGAATATTCccattaatatt tacGAGCACAACGCCGGTGTTTGCTGGGAATGCAAAGCTGTTTTGATGAAGTTCGCTAAGTTTAAACTACAAGTAATTGAAGCGCAGAAGTTGATAACATCTAATAcagag AAGAATACTTTAAGTACCCTACATAGCACcacaaaatgtttatatgactgcatttataattatgaaacaaacATTGATTCCAATACAGACATAAAGATTAAATCCATTAAAGAAGAAATTCTAGAAAACTCGGAAGACAAAAAAGACTATAATGAATTGAAATACAAAGATAACGAAAACtgtgatgaaataaattatactaatattcatttattaagcgcgaacaaatcaaaaattaatttaagcaaagatttcaataataaaaaatatcatttgaaaTCTAAATGCAAATCGACAAAACTTTCAATAGATAGTACAAAAGTAAGAGATAAAATTGAGACGATAACATTCACAGAGGATGAAATGATAAAGAATAGAGAACAGAAGAGAAATCAACCGAATTACAAGAAGATACCGTACAAATGTGATTATTGCGTTCTTGGTTTCACGAGGAAGGAGACCTACATTTTACACAACAAGAAAAAACATGATgag TCCATCGGCCCTCACGGATGTGACGTTTGTTCAGTGCGTTTCGCAACCACAAATTTGCTTGTAAGCCACCGTCAAAGACATTACACTTTATACAAGTGTGTGTTGTGCAAATATGAAGCAACGCTGCTCAAAGCGGCCATCAACCACTGTGTTATAAAGCACGATAAGGATGAACAGGGACTTATACACTGTGCTCAGTGCTCTGCGACAGTTGA GACAGCCGACGAATTAGCAGCGCATATGAATACAAATCACATGTTGAAATGCAATCAGTGCGGAGAGAAGTTTAAAGGGAAACATACCTTAAGGACGCATTATAT ACGTATCCATTCATCGAATCGTGCGTTTACATGCGACGTTTGTTCAAAAACGTTCAAGACGAAATCTCGCCTCGAATCTCACATCACTTCTCACAACAACACTCTCGCTAAGAAGTTAGCATATTGCTCTATATGTaaagttcaatataaaaatatatacgtttataGAAACCATTTGAAGAACAGCGCGAATCATTCCGAGAGACT ttaCCACTGCGAAGATTGTAACAAGAGATTCGCGTCTAAAGTGTACTGGCAAAAACACTGTGACTTCTACCACTTGCATAAGTCTGCGTTTAAATGTGATCTGTGTAATAAG CTCTTCATGTCTGATTGGCGTTTGAAGAACCACAGACAGAAGCACCACGGACTCAGTCGGTCTAGAGATCATATATGTAACATATGCGGAAAGAAAttctat acacTTTCAACGCTCCGAGGTCACCAGTTGACACATTCAGAGGAACGGACCTATATGTGTGAAGACTGCGGTGACACGTTCAAGCAAAGACCCGCCCTGTATACACACACGAAACTCGTTCATAGAGGCGTTAaacgaataaaacaaaattaa